One Methanobrevibacter wolinii SH DNA segment encodes these proteins:
- the rnhB gene encoding ribonuclease HII, with the protein MDIMGVDEAGRGPVLGPMVIGGIVVPEKMNPVLERMGVKDSKKLTPERRAVLARKLSKMFDYDTVIISAKDIDNLRSKGVNLNDIEKLGMIKLIRKLNPEEVIIDAVDIKELRFQNQIQKEIGDDIKVIAKHKADDTYVQVGAASIMAKVTRDNIIADINKDYEDMGGIGSGYPSDPHTKHFLSKFTYNELPDFVRKSWNTVKKMKDDESQLRF; encoded by the coding sequence ATGGATATAATGGGTGTTGATGAAGCAGGACGAGGTCCAGTATTAGGGCCTATGGTTATTGGAGGGATTGTAGTTCCTGAAAAAATGAATCCAGTACTTGAAAGAATGGGTGTTAAAGATTCTAAAAAATTAACTCCTGAAAGAAGAGCTGTACTTGCACGTAAATTATCTAAGATGTTTGATTATGATACAGTAATAATTAGTGCAAAAGATATTGATAATTTAAGATCAAAAGGTGTTAATCTTAATGATATTGAAAAATTAGGAATGATTAAACTTATTCGTAAATTAAATCCTGAAGAAGTTATTATTGATGCTGTAGATATTAAAGAATTACGTTTTCAAAACCAAATTCAAAAAGAAATTGGGGATGATATTAAAGTCATTGCTAAACATAAAGCAGATGACACTTATGTTCAAGTAGGTGCTGCATCTATTATGGCTAAAGTTACTCGTGATAATATTATTGCAGATATAAATAAAGATTATGAAGATATGGGAGGTATTGGATCTGGTTATCCAAGTGATCCTCATACTAAACATTTTTTATCTAAATTTACTTATAATGAACTTCCAGATTTCGTTAGAAAATCTTGGAATACTGTTAAAAAAATGAAAGATGATGAATCTCAACTAAGATTCTAA
- a CDS encoding MotA/TolQ/ExbB proton channel family protein codes for MIIEQFGTLMAGIVDFFKNGGIITYLITFIGIYGFLTALQKINYLRRIGDVDATEIMGIVSVAMERGGAIEALKEISPYKNPVSRIISEALKIGYKNKTEVEESMEQIFIVETSKMTKGLDMIKTITELAPFLGLIGTVFGIWMTFKALGVNPSSAAMAEGIYVALITTIAGLCVAIVLLPLYTYIKSLIDKEMDKIELATKMTNWNYAVAKIRVSENLPCVIKSLQEGEGIVNVREISEPNANIQISFKPSMLEKSISNIILEMCNVGSEIVESKLKQ; via the coding sequence ATGATTATTGAACAGTTTGGTACCCTCATGGCAGGAATTGTTGATTTCTTTAAAAATGGGGGTATTATTACTTATCTTATTACATTTATTGGGATTTATGGTTTTTTAACTGCACTTCAAAAAATTAATTATCTTAGAAGAATAGGTGATGTTGATGCAACTGAGATTATGGGTATAGTTTCTGTTGCTATGGAACGTGGGGGTGCTATTGAAGCTTTAAAAGAGATTAGTCCTTATAAGAATCCTGTTTCAAGAATTATTTCTGAGGCTTTGAAAATCGGTTATAAAAATAAGACTGAAGTTGAAGAAAGTATGGAACAAATTTTTATTGTTGAAACAAGTAAAATGACTAAAGGTTTAGATATGATTAAGACAATTACAGAACTTGCTCCTTTTTTAGGTTTGATTGGTACTGTATTTGGTATTTGGATGACATTTAAAGCTTTAGGTGTTAATCCTTCATCTGCAGCTATGGCTGAAGGTATTTATGTAGCTTTAATTACAACTATTGCTGGTTTATGTGTAGCTATTGTATTATTACCTCTTTATACATATATTAAATCATTAATTGATAAAGAAATGGATAAAATTGAACTCGCTACTAAAATGACTAACTGGAATTATGCAGTAGCTAAAATTAGGGTATCTGAAAATTTACCTTGTGTAATTAAATCATTACAAGAAGGTGAAGGTATTGTTAATGTAAGGGAAATATCTGAACCTAATGCTAATATTCAAATTTCATTTAAACCTAGTATGTTAGAAAAAAGTATTAGTAATATTATCTTAGAGATGTGTAATGTTGGTTCTGAGATTGTTGAAAGTAAACTCAAACAATAA
- a CDS encoding rod shape-determining protein: protein MSLFGNNNDDNTKDTPKQSTIRNSLGIDLGTLNTVIAKPSGDKFDLYQIPSVVAVKKDDPTSVLAVGEEAKLMLGRTPEDIVAVRPLKKGVIENIVQAQSLLIRAIQIGINDGESVGRLVIGIPGDSSEVEKNAAEEIGRKAGADEVIVISEGLAAAIGAGLPIAEPNGIMVIDIGAGSTDLVVISLGGITDIETVRVGGDDIDNKIVELIAEKYNVAIGIHDAESAKMEVGMIHCSETLENLSVEVIGKSLETNRPKKVVIDSMLVADAVEPVMKAIIDGLNLIFERLSPELIMGIYKNSVAVGGTSRLRGLKERIYDEVGVPVTISDDPMTVVAKGTAIVAAEPLALEPEVRLRAMK, encoded by the coding sequence ATGAGTTTATTTGGAAATAATAATGATGATAATACTAAAGATACACCTAAACAATCCACTATCCGTAATAGTTTAGGTATTGATTTAGGTACTTTAAATACTGTAATTGCAAAACCTTCAGGAGATAAATTTGATTTATACCAAATTCCTTCTGTTGTTGCTGTTAAAAAAGATGACCCTACTTCTGTTTTAGCAGTTGGTGAAGAAGCAAAATTAATGTTAGGAAGAACACCGGAAGATATTGTTGCTGTAAGGCCACTTAAAAAAGGAGTTATTGAAAATATTGTTCAAGCTCAATCTTTACTTATTCGTGCAATTCAAATAGGTATTAATGATGGTGAATCTGTTGGAAGACTTGTTATAGGTATTCCTGGAGATTCTTCAGAAGTAGAAAAAAATGCAGCAGAAGAAATTGGAAGAAAAGCTGGTGCAGATGAAGTTATTGTAATTAGTGAAGGATTAGCTGCAGCTATTGGTGCTGGATTACCAATTGCAGAACCTAATGGTATTATGGTTATTGATATTGGTGCAGGTTCTACTGATTTAGTTGTTATTTCTCTTGGTGGAATTACTGATATTGAAACTGTAAGAGTTGGTGGAGACGATATTGATAATAAAATCGTTGAATTAATTGCTGAAAAATATAATGTAGCTATTGGTATTCATGATGCAGAATCTGCTAAAATGGAAGTTGGTATGATTCACTGTAGTGAAACACTTGAAAATTTATCTGTAGAAGTTATTGGTAAATCTTTAGAAACTAATAGACCTAAAAAAGTAGTTATTGATTCTATGCTTGTAGCTGATGCTGTTGAACCAGTTATGAAAGCAATTATTGATGGATTAAATTTAATCTTTGAAAGATTATCTCCAGAATTAATTATGGGTATTTATAAAAATTCCGTTGCTGTAGGTGGAACTTCAAGATTACGTGGTCTTAAAGAAAGAATCTATGATGAAGTTGGTGTACCTGTAACTATTTCAGATGATCCAATGACTGTAGTTGCAAAAGGTACTGCTATTGTTGCTGCAGAACCATTAGCTTTAGAACCTGAAGTACGTCTTAGAGCTATGAAATAG